Proteins from a genomic interval of Nocardia sp. BMG51109:
- a CDS encoding ATP-binding protein: MYSDVQAGHKYTMRISRLAIDKLGIKLYDRVSAVLAELIANSYDADATEVAVTLPWGVTLAGTVRAAEEPQFEIVVTDNGHGMTAAEVNEHYLMVGSDRRQRTGSDLSRERGRPVMGRKGIGKLAAFGICRTIEVISAGSGPGDRAAEGWPVSHIVMDLYDMLSDTESDYYPKIGARDGTTSPDRGTTVILRDFIRKRVNSGPELNRQLAARFGIERPDWRVEVHNGLVAGESFILSDLPIDVMEETRVDVVRRPVRLGRQTLPVSGWIAYSKHPYRDEAMAGVRIYARGKIVAQTRDFGISDRFTGEFKLRSYLVGAIHVDWLDEDEDLVRSDRQDIMWNSPRGAALAVWGHDLIKQIGRRGERSIRRRVWTEFVEKSRLYDVLESIAPGDSMFRDAVVDAARILVANKDRAALEEAGYVESIVRLALSLGPQRSLLETLKEIADDADPQLDVVVALFERARVAEIYSLGQIASERVAVVDRLSTLIDDRRSLERPFQELIERAPWLLAPEWTPLGMNESLKRVRASFERWYAQKFGVTLITSSIGSEKREPDFVLLHDAGELWIVEIKRMDYHLTDEEYNRAVNYLYALDTFLDDNPSIGTQFPRRRLTFIVDHIDKLHPASLSSLDSDARIDRRTWRELLDSTLRAHRDFLARVYAMRGSEDERFGGVLAG, encoded by the coding sequence ATGTACAGCGACGTGCAGGCCGGTCACAAGTACACGATGCGGATCAGTCGGCTGGCCATCGACAAACTGGGAATCAAACTCTACGACCGAGTTTCGGCGGTTCTGGCCGAACTCATCGCCAACTCCTACGACGCCGACGCCACCGAGGTGGCAGTGACCCTGCCCTGGGGCGTCACGCTGGCGGGCACCGTGCGGGCCGCCGAGGAACCGCAGTTCGAGATCGTCGTCACCGACAACGGCCACGGCATGACCGCCGCCGAGGTGAACGAGCACTATCTGATGGTCGGCTCGGATCGCCGGCAGCGCACCGGCTCGGATCTGTCCCGCGAACGCGGGCGACCGGTCATGGGGCGCAAGGGGATCGGGAAGCTGGCGGCCTTCGGCATCTGCCGGACCATCGAGGTGATCTCCGCGGGCAGCGGGCCCGGCGACCGTGCGGCCGAGGGCTGGCCGGTGTCGCACATCGTGATGGATCTCTACGACATGCTCTCCGACACCGAGAGCGACTACTACCCGAAGATCGGTGCGCGCGACGGCACTACGAGCCCGGACCGGGGCACCACGGTCATCCTGCGGGACTTCATCCGCAAGCGGGTGAACTCGGGGCCGGAGCTGAATCGGCAGCTGGCGGCGCGATTCGGCATCGAACGCCCGGACTGGCGGGTCGAGGTGCACAACGGCCTGGTCGCCGGGGAGAGCTTCATCCTCAGCGATCTGCCGATCGACGTGATGGAGGAGACCCGGGTCGACGTGGTGCGCAGGCCCGTCCGCCTCGGCCGCCAGACGCTGCCGGTGTCGGGGTGGATCGCCTACTCCAAGCACCCCTACCGGGACGAGGCGATGGCCGGCGTGCGGATCTACGCGCGTGGCAAGATCGTCGCGCAGACCCGGGACTTCGGCATCTCCGACCGGTTCACCGGCGAGTTCAAGTTGCGCTCGTACCTGGTCGGGGCCATCCACGTGGACTGGCTCGACGAGGACGAGGACCTGGTCCGCTCCGACCGCCAGGACATCATGTGGAATTCGCCCCGCGGCGCGGCGCTGGCCGTCTGGGGCCACGATCTGATCAAGCAGATCGGCCGGAGGGGCGAGCGGTCGATCCGGCGGCGGGTCTGGACCGAGTTCGTGGAGAAGTCCCGCCTGTACGACGTGCTGGAATCGATCGCCCCCGGCGACAGCATGTTTCGGGACGCGGTGGTCGATGCCGCCCGAATCCTGGTGGCGAACAAGGACCGTGCCGCCCTGGAAGAGGCCGGATATGTGGAAAGCATTGTGCGGCTGGCGCTGTCGCTGGGCCCGCAGCGCAGCCTGCTGGAGACGTTGAAGGAGATCGCCGACGACGCCGATCCGCAGCTGGACGTGGTGGTGGCGCTGTTCGAGCGGGCCCGGGTGGCCGAGATCTACTCGCTGGGCCAGATCGCCAGCGAGCGGGTCGCCGTGGTGGACCGGCTGAGCACGCTGATCGACGACCGCCGCTCGCTGGAGCGGCCGTTCCAGGAGCTGATCGAGCGGGCGCCGTGGCTGCTGGCCCCGGAGTGGACGCCGCTCGGGATGAACGAATCGCTCAAGCGCGTGCGGGCCAGCTTCGAGCGCTGGTACGCGCAGAAGTTCGGGGTCACCCTGATCACGTCCTCGATCGGCAGCGAGAAGCGCGAACCGGATTTCGTGCTGCTGCACGACGCCGGCGAGCTGTGGATCGTGGAGATCAAGCGGATGGACTACCACCTCACCGACGAGGAGTACAACCGCGCCGTCAACTACCTGTACGCGCTCGACACCTTCCTCGACGACAACCCGAGCATCGGTACCCAGTTCCCGCGCCGGCGGCTGACGTTCATCGTCGACCACATCGACAAGCTGCATCCGGCCTCGCTGTCGTCGCTGGACAGCGACGCCCGGATCGACCGCCGGACCTGGCGCGAACTGCTCGATTCGACGTTGCGGGCGCACCGTGACTTCCTCGCCCGGGTGTACGCCATGCGCGGGTCGGAGGACGAGCGGTTCGGCGGGGTGCTTGCCGGATAG
- a CDS encoding cold-shock protein: MAQGVVKWFNSEKGFGFIAQDNGGPDVFVHYSAVAGTGFRSLDEGQRVEFEIGQGQKGPQAQGVRVIA; encoded by the coding sequence ATGGCGCAAGGCGTAGTGAAGTGGTTCAACAGCGAGAAGGGCTTCGGGTTCATCGCGCAGGACAACGGTGGTCCCGACGTGTTCGTGCACTACTCGGCTGTGGCCGGGACGGGCTTCCGTTCCCTCGATGAAGGTCAGCGTGTGGAGTTCGAGATCGGCCAGGGCCAGAAGGGCCCGCAGGCCCAGGGCGTCCGCGTGATCGCGTGA
- a CDS encoding cold-shock protein, with product MAHGTVKWFDSEKGFGFITADGGGPDVFVDYTEVEGSGFRSLAEGERVEFEIRRAKAGPEAKGVRVLRHR from the coding sequence ATGGCGCACGGCACGGTCAAGTGGTTCGACAGTGAGAAGGGGTTCGGTTTCATCACCGCCGACGGCGGCGGCCCGGATGTCTTCGTCGACTACACCGAGGTCGAGGGTTCGGGCTTCCGGTCGCTGGCGGAGGGCGAGCGGGTGGAGTTCGAGATCCGTCGCGCCAAGGCGGGACCCGAGGCCAAGGGCGTGCGCGTGCTCCGGCACCGGTAG
- the iolD gene encoding 3D-(3,5/4)-trihydroxycyclohexane-1,2-dione acylhydrolase (decyclizing) gives MKLTTAQALVAWMIAQHSETLDGREVPLFPAVFAIFGHGNVLGMGTALEERRDVVPVWRGHTEQGMALAAVGLAKATHRRQVGAATSSIGPGALNMVTAAGVAHADRLPLLLLPADTFVGRAPDPVLQQVENFGDPTVTANDAFRPVSRYFDRITRPEQLMATLPQVARVLTDPADVGPVTLALPQDVQAETSDFPAALFDPVVHRIARPRPDRDVLAEAARALRAAHRPLLVLGGGVRYSGAGMRALELAQRHGIPVAETTAGRTLIPHDHPLYAGPLGITGSASANALAAEADLIFAVGTRLQDFTTASWTVFTPGVRLVSVNTARFDAVKHRALDVVADAGAALEDLAPRLADWRADPSWSSRAADVRREWDAYITKLRAPEGGIPSYAQIVGAVNDLSEPTDYVMAASGGLPGELVGGWRAVGGEPTMDVEYGFSCMGYEVAGAWGAAMAHRRGLVTTMLGDGSYLMLNSELYSAAFAGHPLVAVVCDNEGYAVIARLQQDQGGNAFNNFYGQCRSNHAEPPRVDFAAHARALGCSVFTAADVAEFRAAYAGARAAALAESRPAVVVVRTQPSTWTESGAWWEVGVPAHLSGRAAYDAAKPGQVRITR, from the coding sequence ATGAAACTGACCACCGCACAAGCGCTCGTCGCCTGGATGATCGCTCAGCATTCGGAGACGCTGGACGGTCGTGAGGTCCCGCTGTTCCCGGCGGTTTTCGCGATTTTCGGGCACGGCAACGTGCTCGGGATGGGGACCGCGCTGGAGGAACGGCGCGATGTGGTTCCGGTGTGGCGCGGGCACACCGAGCAGGGCATGGCGCTGGCTGCGGTCGGGCTGGCGAAGGCCACGCACCGGCGGCAGGTGGGGGCGGCGACCTCGTCCATCGGTCCCGGTGCGCTGAACATGGTGACGGCGGCCGGTGTCGCGCACGCCGATCGCCTTCCGCTGCTGTTGCTTCCGGCCGACACGTTCGTCGGTCGTGCCCCCGACCCGGTTCTGCAGCAGGTGGAGAACTTCGGCGATCCGACGGTGACGGCGAACGACGCCTTTCGCCCGGTCAGCCGCTACTTCGACCGCATCACCCGGCCCGAGCAGCTGATGGCGACCCTGCCGCAGGTGGCGCGGGTGCTGACCGACCCGGCCGACGTGGGCCCGGTGACGCTGGCGCTGCCGCAGGACGTGCAGGCCGAGACCAGCGATTTCCCGGCCGCGCTCTTCGATCCGGTCGTGCATCGGATCGCCCGGCCGCGGCCCGATCGCGACGTGCTCGCGGAGGCGGCCCGCGCTCTGCGCGCGGCGCATCGGCCGCTGCTGGTGCTGGGCGGGGGAGTGCGCTACTCGGGCGCCGGTATGCGGGCGCTGGAACTGGCGCAGCGGCACGGCATCCCGGTCGCCGAGACCACGGCCGGCCGCACCCTGATTCCGCACGATCACCCGCTGTACGCCGGGCCCCTGGGCATCACCGGCTCGGCCTCGGCGAATGCCCTTGCCGCCGAGGCGGATCTGATTTTCGCCGTGGGAACCCGGTTGCAGGACTTCACGACCGCGTCCTGGACGGTATTCACGCCCGGTGTCCGGCTGGTCTCCGTCAATACCGCCCGCTTCGACGCCGTCAAGCACCGCGCGCTCGATGTGGTCGCCGATGCCGGTGCGGCACTGGAGGATCTGGCACCGCGGCTGGCCGACTGGCGGGCGGATCCGTCGTGGAGTTCCCGCGCGGCCGATGTGCGCCGCGAATGGGACGCCTACATCACCAAGCTGCGCGCCCCGGAGGGAGGAATTCCCAGCTATGCCCAGATCGTCGGCGCCGTCAACGATCTCAGCGAACCCACCGACTACGTGATGGCGGCATCCGGCGGCCTGCCCGGCGAGCTCGTCGGCGGTTGGCGCGCGGTGGGCGGCGAGCCGACCATGGACGTCGAATACGGATTCTCCTGCATGGGATACGAGGTGGCCGGCGCGTGGGGCGCGGCGATGGCGCACCGCCGCGGCCTGGTCACCACCATGCTCGGCGACGGCTCCTACCTGATGCTCAACTCCGAGCTGTACTCGGCGGCGTTCGCCGGTCACCCGCTGGTGGCGGTCGTGTGCGACAACGAGGGTTACGCGGTCATCGCCCGGTTGCAGCAGGATCAGGGCGGCAACGCCTTCAACAACTTCTACGGCCAGTGCCGCTCCAACCACGCCGAACCGCCCCGGGTGGATTTCGCCGCCCATGCCCGGGCGCTGGGCTGTTCCGTGTTCACCGCCGCCGACGTGGCCGAGTTCCGGGCGGCCTACGCGGGTGCGCGGGCCGCGGCGCTGGCCGAGTCGCGCCCCGCCGTGGTGGTCGTGCGCACCCAGCCGTCGACCTGGACCGAATCCGGCGCCTGGTGGGAGGTCGGTGTCCCCGCGCACCTGTCCGGCCGCGCGGCCTACGATGCTGCCAAGCCCGGCCAGGTGCGGATCACCCGGTGA
- a CDS encoding ATP-binding cassette domain-containing protein, with protein sequence MTVPPNEPSHVETPLIETHGIGKSYGGVVALRDVSMVVDPGEVTCVLGDNGAGKSTLIKILSGVHRHDTGELRVDGKPTVFGSPRAALDLGIATVYQDLAVVPLMSVWRNFVLGAEPTVGIGPFRLLDRRKAVDTTRKALADMGIDLRDMDQPVGTLSGGQRQCVAIARAVHHGAKVLILDEPTAALGVKQTGVVLRYVVQARDRGVGVVLITHNPHHAYPVGDRFLLLERGGVLGTYEKSEIDLAELTRQMAGGAELEALQHELDRVVPQ encoded by the coding sequence ATGACGGTTCCGCCGAACGAGCCCTCACATGTCGAGACGCCACTGATCGAAACGCACGGCATCGGAAAGAGTTACGGCGGCGTGGTGGCGCTGCGGGACGTGTCCATGGTGGTCGATCCGGGCGAGGTCACCTGCGTGCTCGGAGACAACGGCGCGGGCAAGTCGACCCTGATCAAGATCCTCTCCGGCGTGCACCGGCACGACACCGGGGAGCTGAGGGTCGACGGGAAACCGACCGTATTCGGCTCTCCGCGTGCGGCATTGGATCTCGGTATCGCCACCGTGTACCAGGATCTGGCCGTGGTGCCGCTGATGAGCGTGTGGCGCAACTTCGTGCTCGGCGCGGAACCCACCGTCGGCATCGGCCCGTTCCGGCTGCTGGACCGGCGCAAGGCCGTCGACACCACCCGGAAGGCGCTGGCGGACATGGGCATAGACCTGCGCGACATGGATCAGCCGGTCGGCACGCTGTCCGGCGGTCAGCGGCAGTGCGTCGCCATCGCCCGCGCGGTCCACCACGGCGCCAAGGTGCTGATCCTCGACGAGCCGACGGCGGCGCTGGGCGTCAAGCAGACCGGTGTCGTGCTGCGTTACGTGGTGCAGGCCCGCGACCGCGGCGTGGGCGTCGTCCTCATCACGCACAACCCGCATCACGCCTACCCGGTCGGCGACCGGTTCCTGCTGCTCGAGCGCGGCGGCGTGCTCGGCACCTACGAGAAGTCCGAGATCGACCTGGCGGAGCTGACCAGGCAGATGGCCGGCGGCGCGGAACTCGAAGCGCTGCAACACGAATTGGACCGGGTGGTGCCGCAATGA
- a CDS encoding ABC transporter permease → MSASTTVSEAAPPASGVRSSLVNRLIVRPEIGSALGAVLVFVFFSVITEEFLSPLGVATWLDDASTLGIMAIAVALLMIGGEFDLSAGVMTASTALVTALLAVHAGWNVWPALLVSLLFALAVGAFNGWLVMRTGLPSFIVTLGTFLALQGINLGVTRLVTDTVQVSGIRSSSGYDSAGWIFASTTDLGEARIQASVVWWIALTAIAALVLMRTRFGNWVFAVGGVLPGARAVGVPVVRTKIVLFMTTAFAGWVVGSCNILRFAGVQANQGVGLEFQYIIAAVVGGCLLTGGFGSVVGAAIGALIFGMARQGIVFARWDSDWFMLFLGVLLLSAVLVNNAFKKRAERVRR, encoded by the coding sequence ATGAGTGCTTCCACAACCGTTTCCGAGGCGGCGCCACCGGCGTCCGGGGTGCGGTCCTCGCTGGTGAACCGGCTGATCGTGCGGCCGGAGATCGGCTCCGCGCTCGGCGCCGTGCTGGTGTTCGTGTTCTTCTCGGTGATCACCGAGGAGTTCCTCAGCCCGCTCGGCGTCGCCACCTGGCTCGACGACGCCTCCACGCTGGGCATCATGGCGATCGCCGTGGCGCTGTTGATGATCGGCGGCGAGTTCGACCTGTCGGCCGGGGTCATGACGGCCTCGACCGCGCTGGTCACCGCGCTGCTGGCGGTGCACGCCGGCTGGAACGTGTGGCCCGCGCTGCTGGTGTCGCTGCTGTTCGCGCTGGCCGTCGGCGCGTTCAACGGCTGGCTGGTGATGCGCACCGGGCTACCGAGTTTCATCGTCACGCTCGGCACCTTCCTTGCCCTGCAAGGGATCAACCTCGGTGTGACCCGGCTGGTCACCGATACCGTGCAGGTGTCCGGGATCCGATCGTCGTCCGGATACGACTCGGCCGGTTGGATTTTCGCGTCGACCACCGACCTCGGCGAGGCCCGGATCCAGGCCTCGGTGGTGTGGTGGATCGCACTCACCGCGATTGCGGCGCTGGTGCTGATGCGCACCAGGTTCGGCAACTGGGTGTTCGCGGTCGGCGGGGTCCTGCCGGGTGCGCGCGCCGTCGGTGTGCCCGTGGTGCGGACGAAGATCGTCCTCTTCATGACCACCGCGTTCGCGGGCTGGGTGGTCGGTTCCTGCAACATCCTGCGGTTCGCCGGCGTGCAGGCCAACCAGGGGGTAGGGCTGGAGTTCCAGTACATCATCGCCGCCGTCGTCGGGGGCTGCCTGCTCACCGGTGGTTTCGGATCGGTGGTCGGCGCGGCGATCGGCGCGCTGATCTTCGGCATGGCCCGGCAGGGCATCGTGTTCGCGCGCTGGGACAGCGACTGGTTCATGTTGTTCCTCGGCGTGCTGCTGCTCTCGGCGGTGCTGGTCAACAACGCGTTCAAGAAGCGGGCGGAAAGGGTGCGACGATGA
- a CDS encoding substrate-binding domain-containing protein: MLPVLAGGMVLAACSGPGADVPVPNDRTPVAAGKFESVAVVTHGTPGDAFWNVVQNGAQAAGKDLGVRVDYNSAGDPGQQAKLIDNAVAQRVDGLVVSMANPDALRPSVERAVAAGIPVVTINSGEAESARFGAIGHVGQSERSAGEAAGARLRQAGKAKPLCVIHEAGNVGAAERCGGAMQGYGNATTLQVDINNPTDAQARIKGALEADRSIDAVLTLNSQIAARAVAAVRESRSAAAVATFDLNSDVVDAIRAGALLFAVDQQQYEQGYLPVTMLRLYRANLNAVGGGRAVQTGPAFVDSGTVDAIAGLVAQGTR; the protein is encoded by the coding sequence GTGCTGCCGGTACTCGCCGGCGGGATGGTGCTGGCCGCGTGCAGCGGGCCGGGCGCCGATGTGCCGGTGCCGAATGACCGGACGCCGGTGGCGGCGGGGAAGTTCGAGTCCGTCGCCGTGGTTACCCACGGCACGCCCGGCGACGCGTTCTGGAACGTGGTGCAGAACGGCGCCCAGGCCGCGGGTAAGGATCTGGGCGTCCGCGTCGACTACAACTCCGCGGGCGATCCGGGACAGCAGGCCAAGCTCATCGACAACGCGGTGGCGCAGCGCGTGGACGGGCTGGTGGTGTCGATGGCGAATCCGGATGCGCTGCGCCCGTCCGTCGAACGCGCCGTCGCCGCGGGAATCCCGGTGGTGACCATCAACTCCGGCGAGGCCGAGAGCGCGAGGTTCGGGGCGATCGGCCACGTCGGCCAGAGCGAACGGTCGGCGGGCGAGGCCGCCGGCGCCCGGCTGCGGCAGGCCGGAAAGGCCAAGCCGCTCTGCGTGATTCACGAGGCAGGCAACGTCGGGGCGGCCGAGCGCTGCGGTGGCGCCATGCAGGGGTACGGCAACGCCACCACCCTGCAGGTCGACATCAACAACCCGACCGACGCGCAGGCCCGCATCAAGGGCGCGCTGGAGGCCGACCGGTCGATCGATGCGGTGCTGACGCTGAACTCGCAGATCGCCGCGCGCGCCGTCGCGGCGGTGCGGGAGTCGCGGTCGGCCGCGGCGGTGGCCACCTTCGACCTGAATTCCGATGTGGTGGACGCGATCCGGGCCGGCGCGCTGCTGTTCGCCGTCGACCAGCAGCAATACGAGCAGGGCTACCTGCCGGTGACGATGCTGCGGCTGTACCGGGCCAATCTGAACGCCGTCGGCGGTGGCCGGGCGGTGCAGACCGGTCCGGCCTTCGTCGACTCCGGCACCGTCGACGCCATCGCCGGGCTCGTGGCACAGGGCACCCGGTGA
- a CDS encoding TIM barrel protein gives MTEPLHQLRIAAAPISWGVCEVPGWGRVLDASTVLSEMAALGITATEFGPPGYLPEDPAAVRELLGAYRIAAVGGFLALPLHREPGRALEAVRTSAARFAATGAEVLVLAAATGAPGYDARPPLSGYEWRTLVGAVSAARDIAAENGLRTVLHPHVGTHVETAAEVERFLADSDLDLCLDTGHLLVGGADPVDLARRHGDRIGHIHLKDVRNALAAEIRGGTMEYSRAVRRGLYAPLGEGDVDIEALVRHVRAAGYRGWYVIEQDTALAPGETADGPSRDAARSLRYLVPLGAAPEFARI, from the coding sequence ATGACCGAACCGCTGCACCAGCTTCGCATCGCCGCCGCGCCGATATCCTGGGGAGTCTGCGAAGTACCGGGCTGGGGCCGGGTGCTGGATGCGAGCACCGTCCTGTCCGAGATGGCCGCGCTCGGAATCACCGCGACCGAATTCGGCCCGCCCGGTTACCTTCCGGAGGATCCGGCGGCCGTGCGTGAGCTGCTGGGTGCGTACCGGATCGCCGCGGTCGGCGGCTTCCTGGCGCTGCCGTTACATCGCGAGCCCGGCCGTGCGCTGGAGGCGGTGCGCACCAGCGCCGCCCGGTTCGCCGCCACCGGCGCGGAGGTGCTGGTGCTCGCGGCGGCCACCGGTGCGCCCGGTTACGATGCGCGCCCGCCGCTGAGCGGCTACGAGTGGCGCACGCTCGTCGGCGCCGTATCGGCCGCCCGGGATATCGCCGCCGAGAACGGCCTGCGCACCGTGCTGCATCCGCACGTCGGCACCCACGTGGAAACGGCGGCCGAGGTGGAGCGCTTCCTCGCCGATTCCGACCTGGACCTCTGCCTCGATACCGGCCATCTGCTCGTCGGCGGCGCCGATCCGGTGGATCTGGCGCGGCGGCACGGCGATCGGATCGGTCACATTCACCTCAAGGATGTCCGAAACGCCCTCGCCGCCGAGATCCGCGGCGGAACAATGGAATACAGCCGGGCCGTGCGGCGGGGTCTGTACGCCCCGCTGGGGGAGGGGGATGTCGATATCGAGGCCCTGGTGCGGCATGTCCGGGCCGCGGGTTACCGGGGTTGGTATGTGATCGAACAGGATACGGCGCTGGCGCCCGGCGAGACCGCCGACGGCCCGAGCCGCGACGCCGCCCGCAGCCTGCGCTATCTGGTGCCCCTCGGCGCCGCGCCGGAGTTCGCCCGAATCTAG
- a CDS encoding Gfo/Idh/MocA family oxidoreductase, with amino-acid sequence MTLRVGLAGTGRIGVSHAETLAGLPGVSGVVVADADPERARATATKLGVEFAPDVDALFDSGIAGLVIATATDSHPELIVAAVDRGLPVFCEKPVAADITGTLAVVDYLENRTVPVQIGFQRRFDAGYTAARAAVASGRLGWLHTLRATTLDPAPPPAEYIPRSGGLFRDCGVHDFDIIRWVTGREVTEVFVQGANRGARFFADADDVDTASVLMRLDDGALATVSLGRYNGAGYDVRLEVLGSEGNAIVGLDDRAPLRSVEPEYPAAPLPPYPGFMDRFRRAYTAELSVFVDVVAGRADNPCGPRDALEAFYIAEACELSGRERRPIAIDDVRR; translated from the coding sequence ATGACCCTCAGGGTGGGCCTCGCCGGCACGGGACGCATCGGCGTCTCGCACGCCGAAACCTTGGCCGGTCTTCCGGGCGTATCCGGTGTGGTGGTCGCCGACGCCGATCCCGAGCGCGCCCGGGCGACCGCCACCAAGCTCGGCGTCGAGTTCGCGCCCGACGTCGACGCCCTGTTCGACTCCGGTATCGCCGGGCTGGTGATCGCCACCGCCACCGACTCGCATCCCGAACTCATCGTCGCGGCCGTCGACCGCGGCCTCCCGGTGTTCTGCGAGAAGCCGGTCGCGGCCGATATCACCGGCACCCTCGCGGTCGTCGACTACCTCGAAAACCGCACGGTGCCGGTGCAGATCGGCTTCCAGCGCCGCTTCGACGCCGGCTACACCGCGGCCCGCGCCGCGGTCGCGTCCGGCCGGCTGGGCTGGCTGCACACCCTGCGGGCCACCACGCTCGACCCGGCTCCGCCGCCGGCGGAATACATTCCGCGCTCCGGTGGCCTGTTCCGCGACTGCGGCGTGCACGATTTCGACATCATCCGCTGGGTCACCGGGCGGGAGGTGACCGAGGTGTTCGTGCAGGGCGCCAACCGGGGCGCGAGGTTCTTCGCCGACGCCGACGACGTCGACACCGCGTCGGTGCTGATGCGGCTGGACGACGGTGCGCTGGCGACGGTTTCGCTGGGCCGCTACAACGGGGCGGGGTACGACGTCCGGCTCGAGGTGCTCGGTTCCGAGGGCAATGCGATTGTCGGACTGGATGATCGGGCCCCGCTGCGTTCGGTCGAACCGGAGTATCCGGCCGCGCCGCTGCCGCCGTATCCGGGCTTCATGGACAGGTTCCGCCGGGCCTACACCGCGGAGCTGTCGGTCTTCGTCGATGTCGTTGCCGGGCGGGCCGACAACCCCTGTGGTCCACGGGATGCCCTGGAAGCGTTCTACATCGCCGAGGCGTGCGAGCTGTCCGGCCGAGAGCGGCGCCCGATCGCGATCGACGACGTGCGCCGCTGA
- a CDS encoding alpha/beta fold hydrolase, which produces MRHLFTVFITALAVAMSGAGITACSGAQGRASDFDWRPCPENAEVECATLAVPVDWSDPGGQTIEMAVARKRTREADRLGTLVSLPGGPGTSGVDEVLHGDRLSPELHRRFDIVSLDPRGVGRSHPVRCDAGLATVQPNLVPDTGGRLAEVVSYARDLADSCREHTGPLVDHLDSASVARDVDALRKALGETTISIYGRSHGTASGQAYLELFPRQVRAMVLDGAVDHNLSGPDYLASEARAARDTFAEFVSWCDRESTCALHGRDIPALYDSLYDRAAHGLLSSPTGKRQDPLVLSQVSTQPLYKPDWPRLAEDLRARAERPLTPMAAPAPRRNGQPQPWPLTIMCADQQLGIRDQAHWEQLWAMHKESAGPLRSHFAWVATSLCTALPPAPNPPHPPRITDAPTTLLMNARFDPTTPHEWATHVAADTPHSVLLTYDGWGHGVYGRTACTTGAADRYFIDLVVPQPDTHCPAVSP; this is translated from the coding sequence GTGCGACACCTGTTCACAGTGTTCATAACGGCCTTGGCCGTGGCGATGAGCGGGGCCGGAATCACCGCCTGTTCCGGCGCACAGGGCCGGGCCTCGGATTTCGATTGGCGGCCGTGCCCCGAGAACGCCGAAGTGGAGTGCGCGACCCTCGCGGTGCCGGTCGACTGGTCCGATCCCGGCGGGCAGACCATCGAGATGGCCGTGGCGCGCAAGCGAACCCGGGAGGCCGACCGCCTCGGCACGCTCGTCTCCCTGCCCGGCGGCCCCGGCACCTCCGGAGTGGACGAGGTGCTGCACGGCGACCGGCTGAGCCCCGAACTACATCGACGGTTCGATATCGTCAGCCTCGATCCGCGCGGGGTCGGGCGCAGCCATCCGGTGCGGTGCGATGCCGGCCTGGCCACCGTCCAGCCGAATCTCGTGCCCGACACCGGCGGCCGACTGGCAGAGGTCGTCTCTTACGCACGGGATCTCGCGGACAGCTGCCGGGAGCACACCGGCCCGCTCGTCGACCATCTGGACAGCGCGAGCGTGGCCCGCGACGTCGACGCGCTGCGAAAGGCACTCGGCGAGACCACGATCAGCATCTACGGCCGGTCCCACGGCACCGCGTCCGGCCAGGCCTATCTCGAACTGTTCCCCCGGCAGGTCCGCGCGATGGTGCTCGACGGCGCCGTCGACCACAATCTCTCCGGTCCCGACTACCTCGCCTCCGAGGCCCGGGCTGCCCGGGACACGTTCGCCGAGTTCGTGTCCTGGTGTGATCGCGAATCCACCTGCGCTCTGCACGGCAGGGATATTCCCGCTCTGTACGACTCACTCTACGACCGCGCGGCCCACGGTCTCCTGTCGAGCCCGACCGGAAAACGGCAGGACCCGCTGGTGCTGAGCCAGGTCTCCACCCAGCCTCTCTACAAACCCGACTGGCCCCGCCTCGCGGAGGACCTCCGGGCACGGGCCGAGCGACCGCTGACACCGATGGCCGCTCCCGCTCCCCGGCGCAATGGGCAGCCGCAACCGTGGCCACTGACGATCATGTGTGCCGATCAGCAACTCGGCATCCGCGACCAGGCGCACTGGGAGCAGTTGTGGGCCATGCACAAAGAGAGTGCGGGGCCGCTGCGGTCCCACTTCGCCTGGGTCGCCACCAGCCTCTGCACCGCCCTGCCGCCGGCACCGAATCCGCCACACCCGCCGCGTATCACCGACGCCCCGACCACGCTCCTGATGAACGCGCGGTTCGATCCGACGACCCCGCACGAATGGGCCACCCACGTGGCCGCCGATACGCCGCATTCGGTGCTGCTGACCTACGACGGCTGGGGGCACGGCGTCTACGGCCGCACCGCGTGCACGACCGGGGCCGCCGACCGGTACTTCATAGATCTGGTTGTGCCGCAACCGGATACGCACTGCCCGGCGGTTTCCCCGTGA